A region of Acidisarcina sp. DNA encodes the following proteins:
- a CDS encoding multiheme c-type cytochrome, with translation MSVFKDAKHLFRYAGLFVIGTLTFLGIRGYMVPRSFGQYGHYRGNAIGEIAARPVHFAGHQTCETCHADVLEQKKDGKHAKVNCEACHGALAKHADDPSSMQPAKLDTAVLCVRCHAESAAKPKGFPQVAAADHSNGVPCETCHQPHSPAITAGGAK, from the coding sequence ATGAGTGTTTTCAAAGATGCAAAACATCTATTTCGATATGCTGGACTCTTTGTGATCGGTACCCTGACGTTTTTGGGGATACGCGGTTACATGGTCCCCCGAAGCTTTGGGCAGTATGGGCACTATCGCGGGAACGCAATCGGCGAGATTGCCGCACGCCCCGTTCACTTTGCCGGTCACCAGACCTGTGAGACATGTCACGCCGATGTCCTGGAGCAGAAGAAGGATGGCAAGCATGCAAAGGTGAACTGTGAGGCATGCCATGGCGCCCTGGCAAAGCATGCCGACGATCCGTCCTCCATGCAGCCTGCCAAGCTCGACACCGCCGTGCTCTGTGTTCGCTGCCACGCGGAGAGCGCTGCCAAGCCAAAGGGTTTCCCGCAAGTAGCGGCTGCAGACCACTCCAACGGTGTACCCTGTGAAACCTGTCACCAGCCGCACAGTCCGGCCATAACCGCTGGAGGTGCGAAATGA
- a CDS encoding DUF2723 domain-containing protein, protein MISRSHPEPLLLASAVVVSRYLFRSHDLYDIDSVNFALAIQRFDPRVHQPHPPGYPLYIYLGRLLNTVVHNANLALVLLSIAASCGVALLVYRMTLDWFGLSAARFAGVLFLLSPLAWFHGTVALTYSVEAFFSALLGYLCWRVICGNLALIAPAGFILGISAGVRPSSLLFLGPLFLFSLREAPLQRKLVGLTACVVTLAAWFFPMIRASHGFATYFGALLSLWQLVPSKDTVFNSSPATSVARACTIVFIYFLYFGAAALAPLGRTHRPLPDARRKKVFTAVWVTPALCFFTLIFLKFVNSGYLLLLVPPACIWLGLWSSEWYDRATLRKPFKLATVALCASINVLIFLLSPLYCSYSSVRRFEAELERIQAAVPQLGSPKDTVLLGFDSHFLGYRHAGYYLPGYLTVEYPEVKLREGTRIFSMHERDTSLLTGLPGAPYSRFILFPLPGGDVAYQEYLQQVKQKLPAESLRTVRLQGQDFLIGSLSYMPPLFPVLASQSRQVVYAPLHSAMPRVNSRTHLPEAEAP, encoded by the coding sequence ATGATCTCCAGAAGTCACCCGGAGCCGTTGCTTCTGGCAAGCGCGGTTGTCGTTTCTCGCTACCTCTTTCGCAGCCACGATCTCTATGACATTGACTCCGTAAATTTTGCGCTGGCGATCCAACGCTTCGATCCTCGCGTCCACCAGCCCCATCCTCCCGGATATCCGCTCTATATCTATCTGGGGCGCTTGTTGAATACCGTGGTCCATAATGCCAATCTCGCGCTCGTTCTGCTCAGCATCGCTGCGAGTTGCGGGGTGGCCCTTCTCGTCTACCGAATGACTTTGGACTGGTTTGGACTTAGCGCAGCGCGCTTTGCCGGAGTCCTGTTCCTGCTGTCTCCCCTCGCCTGGTTTCATGGGACGGTGGCACTGACCTACAGTGTCGAAGCCTTCTTTTCCGCACTATTGGGCTATCTATGCTGGCGCGTGATCTGCGGGAACCTGGCCCTGATCGCACCGGCCGGATTTATTTTGGGAATCTCTGCCGGAGTGCGTCCGTCTTCCCTTCTCTTTCTGGGTCCGCTCTTTCTCTTCTCGCTCCGAGAGGCTCCACTACAGAGGAAGCTTGTTGGGTTAACAGCGTGCGTTGTGACTCTCGCCGCATGGTTCTTCCCCATGATCCGCGCCAGCCATGGATTCGCGACCTACTTCGGAGCACTGCTATCTCTGTGGCAATTGGTGCCTTCGAAGGACACGGTTTTCAATTCTTCTCCTGCTACCTCTGTGGCGCGGGCCTGCACCATAGTCTTTATCTACTTCCTATACTTCGGAGCCGCGGCCTTGGCCCCTCTGGGGCGCACACATCGCCCCCTCCCCGATGCCCGCCGCAAAAAGGTCTTCACCGCGGTGTGGGTAACTCCAGCACTCTGCTTCTTCACTTTGATCTTCCTCAAATTCGTCAACAGCGGTTATCTCCTGTTGCTCGTGCCTCCAGCCTGCATCTGGCTGGGATTGTGGTCTTCGGAGTGGTATGACAGGGCTACTCTTCGCAAGCCGTTCAAACTGGCAACAGTTGCTCTATGTGCTTCGATCAATGTCCTCATCTTTCTTCTGTCCCCGCTCTATTGCTCCTATAGCTCGGTGCGCCGCTTTGAGGCCGAGTTAGAGAGAATTCAGGCGGCGGTTCCTCAGCTTGGATCGCCCAAAGACACTGTGCTCCTCGGCTTCGATTCGCATTTCCTCGGCTACCGCCACGCAGGCTACTATCTTCCCGGCTATCTCACCGTTGAGTATCCCGAAGTTAAATTGCGAGAAGGAACCCGCATCTTCTCCATGCACGAACGCGACACATCTCTCCTTACTGGATTGCCTGGTGCGCCATATTCCCGCTTCATCCTCTTCCCGCTTCCCGGCGGAGATGTTGCCTACCAGGAGTACCTGCAACAGGTGAAGCAGAAACTGCCGGCAGAGAGTCTGCGCACCGTCCGCTTACAAGGACAGGACTTCCTCATCGGCTCCCTCTCGTATATGCCGCCACTGTTCCCTGTGCTGGCATCGCAATCCCGCCAGGTTGTGTATGCGCCGCTTCACTCCGCAATGCCCCGTGTAAACAGCCGTACACACCTCCCCGAGGCTGAAGCTCCTTAA
- a CDS encoding 4Fe-4S dicluster domain-containing protein encodes MNITRRHLLLLLPAAAVAWESVLAGNPEDSPNYKMTEHWWGMLIDIPKCIGCGNCVRACQTENDVPDGYFRTWVERYRVSDWNLENHLDVISPDGGKEGFPSASKEDDGKYFFVPKLCNHCADSPCTQVCPVGATFISPDGVVLVDQKYCMGCAYCVQACPYGCRYIHPQKHVADKCTLCYHRITKGLTTACCEACPTGARQLADLKNPNDPIHEFLKTHNVQILKPQMATGAKVYYNELDGSVR; translated from the coding sequence ATGAATATCACGCGACGCCACTTATTACTCCTTTTACCTGCGGCAGCAGTCGCGTGGGAGTCGGTCCTCGCCGGAAATCCGGAGGATTCTCCCAACTATAAGATGACCGAGCATTGGTGGGGCATGCTGATCGACATCCCTAAGTGCATCGGTTGCGGGAATTGTGTTCGCGCATGCCAGACCGAGAATGATGTACCGGATGGCTACTTCCGCACCTGGGTAGAGCGCTACCGTGTGTCGGACTGGAACCTGGAAAATCATCTTGACGTTATTTCGCCCGATGGTGGCAAAGAGGGATTTCCTTCCGCCAGCAAAGAGGATGACGGAAAGTACTTCTTCGTTCCCAAGCTCTGCAATCATTGCGCAGACTCTCCCTGCACGCAGGTTTGCCCGGTAGGCGCAACGTTTATTAGTCCAGATGGCGTCGTACTGGTGGATCAGAAATACTGCATGGGCTGCGCCTATTGCGTTCAGGCCTGCCCCTATGGCTGCCGTTACATCCATCCGCAGAAGCACGTCGCAGACAAGTGCACGCTCTGTTATCACCGCATTACCAAAGGACTGACAACCGCGTGCTGCGAAGCCTGTCCAACTGGCGCACGTCAACTCGCGGACTTGAAGAACCCGAACGATCCGATTCACGAATTCTTGAAGACCCACAACGTGCAGATATTGAAGCCGCAGATGGCCACTGGCGCGAAGGTGTACTACAACGAATTGGATGGTTCGGTACGTTAG
- a CDS encoding A24 family peptidase → MHSIAWWPTLLVLAVATFTDLRSRRIPNWLVFPFLIAGVIVSGTLHGWPGVVQSFFGLALGALLLGVLAWMGGMGMGDVKLCAAIGAWIGPAQLTTALVVTGITGGIMALCWAAAGGFLGDLFSGTGDLIFGLKQRGMRPHPELVLDNPVARKMPYAPAIAIGTLVSFFSR, encoded by the coding sequence ATGCACTCCATTGCCTGGTGGCCAACGTTGCTCGTTCTCGCAGTGGCTACCTTCACGGATCTGCGGAGCCGCCGCATCCCCAATTGGCTGGTATTCCCCTTCCTGATCGCGGGAGTCATTGTCTCCGGCACGCTCCACGGATGGCCGGGGGTTGTGCAGAGTTTCTTCGGGCTGGCATTAGGCGCACTGCTCCTCGGCGTTCTTGCCTGGATGGGTGGCATGGGAATGGGCGACGTGAAGCTATGCGCGGCGATCGGCGCCTGGATTGGGCCTGCTCAATTGACGACTGCGCTGGTCGTCACCGGCATTACTGGAGGCATCATGGCGCTATGCTGGGCCGCCGCTGGAGGATTTCTCGGCGACCTGTTCAGTGGCACCGGCGATCTCATCTTTGGTCTGAAGCAACGCGGTATGCGTCCCCATCCGGAGTTAGTGCTCGATAACCCCGTGGCGCGCAAAATGCCGTACGCTCCTGCAATCGCAATCGGCACACTCGTTTCCTTTTTCTCGCGTTGA
- a CDS encoding sigma-54 dependent transcriptional regulator, with the protein MILDLDSSQPSLVERIACSRRIASQISSVIMADDGVRSTAVELVRQGAFSYCRKPPSIRDLKTQLRRAYENSSLKRELETVQERLKVASRCDGLLGSSPQMRQVYDLVRRVANLNASVLVTGESGTGKELIARAIHNMGSRSERPFVAVSCGAIPETLIEAELFGHEKGAFTGTVGAREGYLEQVGDGTLFLDEIGELSLSTQVKFLRLLQQREFSRLGSNRLIPLRARLVFATHQDLCEMVAQGKFRQDLYYRINVMRIQAPSLQEHVEDIEELATHFLLKYSELYQKPMTNIEPDAMALLQSYPWPGNVRELENVIQQSIILADGESLRAEDLPPHLQEESVVSIGDYQPAGSFERQLRDYKVQLAMTAVRENNGNKTLAARSLCISRAYLYRLIRFAEPRSILDLDEGRQVESA; encoded by the coding sequence ATGATTCTGGATCTTGATTCGAGTCAGCCCTCGTTGGTGGAGCGGATAGCATGCTCCCGGAGGATCGCGTCTCAAATTTCCTCGGTCATCATGGCCGACGATGGCGTTCGTTCGACAGCTGTCGAACTGGTTCGGCAAGGGGCTTTCAGCTATTGCCGCAAGCCGCCATCCATTCGGGATTTGAAGACACAATTGCGTCGTGCGTACGAGAACTCCTCGCTCAAGCGAGAGTTGGAGACAGTGCAGGAGCGCCTGAAGGTAGCCAGCCGCTGCGACGGATTATTGGGATCGAGCCCGCAGATGCGGCAGGTCTATGATCTCGTTCGGCGTGTGGCGAACCTGAATGCCTCGGTGCTTGTAACCGGGGAAAGCGGGACCGGCAAAGAGTTGATCGCGCGCGCCATCCACAATATGGGCTCTCGTTCGGAGCGGCCGTTTGTGGCGGTATCCTGCGGTGCCATCCCTGAAACGCTAATCGAGGCTGAGTTATTCGGCCATGAGAAAGGCGCATTCACCGGTACAGTTGGCGCACGAGAGGGCTACCTGGAGCAGGTCGGCGACGGTACGCTTTTCCTCGACGAAATCGGGGAACTCAGCTTATCGACGCAAGTGAAGTTTCTGCGTCTGCTACAGCAGCGCGAATTCAGCCGCCTGGGCAGCAACCGGCTTATCCCATTGCGGGCACGGCTGGTTTTCGCCACCCACCAGGATCTGTGCGAGATGGTGGCTCAAGGTAAGTTCCGCCAGGATCTCTATTATCGAATTAATGTAATGCGGATTCAGGCGCCGTCTCTCCAGGAGCATGTGGAAGACATTGAGGAACTTGCCACGCATTTTCTGTTGAAGTACTCCGAGCTATATCAAAAGCCAATGACGAACATCGAGCCGGATGCGATGGCGTTGCTGCAATCCTATCCATGGCCTGGGAATGTCCGTGAGTTGGAAAATGTAATTCAACAGTCCATCATCCTCGCGGATGGAGAGAGCCTGCGGGCGGAGGATCTTCCCCCACACCTGCAAGAGGAGAGTGTCGTCAGCATCGGCGACTATCAACCTGCTGGTTCCTTCGAGCGGCAGCTGAGAGACTACAAGGTGCAACTGGCGATGACCGCCGTGCGGGAGAATAACGGGAACAAGACGCTGGCAGCTCGCAGCCTGTGCATTTCCAGGGCTTATTTATATCGGCTGATCCGGTTCGCTGAACCTCGTTCAATATTGGATTTGGATGAGGGCCGTCAAGTCGAGTCAGCATGA